The DNA sequence TTTCCCGCTGCGGATTACGAAGGATTAATTTGTGTTTTTATGGAATTGCTCACAAGTATTGAACCTGAATATTTTGGAAAATATTCTTTTAATTTAAATACCGAAGCAGCAAAAAAGGCACTTACACTTCTTGTTGATTTTGTTAATAAATTTAATTTATCGCCAAAGGAAGTTACCGAATTTACGGAAGTTCCTAGCTTTTCGTATTACTTAAAAAACGATGGATTATTTATAAGAGGCTGGCAGACATATAGAAAGGATTTTGAAGAATCGCCCATTGATCTGGATAAAGAAAAAAAATTAAAAACCATGCCGGTGCCAAGTTTTAGTGGCGGAAAAAAGACTTCAACATTTGGCGGATGGAATTTAATGATTCCAAAATTTTCGGAAAATAAATTAGAGACCGTAAATTTCATTAAATTTTTATTAAGTGAAAGTTCGCAGGAAGTTATTTATGATCAAGCTGGATTTGCTCCGGTAATTAAAAAGTTTTACACGGATGAAAATTATTTGAAGAAATACCCCGAAATTATTGAGCTGAAAAAAATATATGATACCGGAATATTTAGACCAGCACTCCCGGAATACACAAAGTTTTCTAAAATAATGGCTCACTATTTTACTCTTGCGATTAAAAATAAAATATCGGTTGATCAAGCTTTAACAATGGCATCTCAAGAAATTCTATATGATAAAATGCTTGTTAAATAAGTGTTGCTTAAATGTTAAAAAATAAACTTAAAAATAAATTTTCAAAGTATGGGTTTGAAATAAAGCATATCACGGTATTCTTTATTGTGCTTATTTTGTTTCAAATCATTTTAGCATTTGTTCAAAAATCATCTCTTAACCAATACCTAAACGAAACACAAAATTGGTATCAAAAACATTCTGCCGAAAGATTAGCTATTATAACTTCTACAAGTATGGAACTTCTTTTTGAAAATCTTATTCAACAAAAATTTATTAACGATCTTGAAGAAAGAAAAATTATTTCATCTTTTAATGTAATTGTTAAACAGCAGTTATTACAAAAAGTGTAAATGATATTTTCTTAATACTCATAAAAGAAAATAAACTTTATATCATAGATTCCGGAATTGAACTTCATAATTTTCTTAAAAATAAATTAGAACCGTTTGAAGTCGGTCAGCAAAAATATGCCCAAGAAGTTGGATTATTTTTGCGACACAAGACATCAATGGAGAAAAATGAAATTATTTATAGCGAACTTCACAATAACGAAACTTTTAATATCCTTGTGCCATTTGTTCCCGATGGCGAATATTTAGGCGTAATGTTTATGAAGATTACACCGAATTTTAATTTTATTTCCAACGAAGTTGCTAAAAATTTTGATAATATTTCAATCATTTATTCTATATTAATTTTTATCGGACTTCTCGCAATATTTTTGGTTTCATCTCAAGCAGTAAAGGAAAGAAATGAAGCTCGGCAAAAATTATTTGAAGAACACGAAGAGAATATTAAAAACCAAGTGAGAACTGAAAAAGAATCATTATTTACGAGAAGAATTTATCATACTCATCATAAGGCAGAAAAAATAATTGGATTTATTAAAGAAGATGTAAGAAGTGCAAATTCCGAAAATATCCATGAATTAAAGAAAAAAATTATTACGTATTCTAATTTTATATCACGAATAATATACGATATGAAATGGTACGATCAAGCAATAAATACAATTATCAATCCAATGTTCCGAACCGATATAAATCATGCAATTCAATTTATTATTGATAATATTTTTCTAAGACTAAGCAGTAAAAATTATATGTTTGAATTTAAAGTAAATTTAGATGAAAAAATTCCTAAAGTACATGTAAATGAATTTATTGTTTGGGAAATTATTGAGCCGCTTATTCAAAATAGTATTGATCACGGAAACAAAAAATTTATTAACATTATTGTATCAACAAATTATAATGTTGAGAAAAATATTACAACAATAATTATTGAAGATGATGGTGTTGGCGTTGAAAATGAATTACTTCAAATTGGCGAACAAGGTATAAAAAATATTTTTCTTGAAAATAAAACTACAAAGAAAATGGAGAATATAAATTCGGGTTATGGCTGCTACATTGCTTATCAAATGGCTGTGCAAAGATGCGGCTGGGATTTAGATGTTGATAATAAAAAGGATGGCGGTTGTATTTTCACAATTAAAATTAAAAACTGAGGAATGAATGTCGGAAAAACCAAAGATAAATATTTTGTTAGTCGAGGATGAAGAATTTGATGTTAAACGGGTTAAAAATACTTTGCGTTATTATGAAAATAGATTGTTTGTTGATAAAGTGGTTTCTAACGGAAGAGCGGCAATTGAATTTATTAAAGAATTTCCGGATAGATTTGATGTTGTAATTCTTGATTATCAAATTTCCGGCGGATGGAAAGGTGAAGAATTAATTCAAAAAATTAAAGAATGCGATAGATTCATTCAAATAATTGTAATTACGAAAATGACGATTAACATTACCGATTATAATTTTGCAAACAGCCTAATAAAATCGGGAGCATTTTGGTATTGCACAAAATTCCCTGGAAATATTGAAGATTATATTTATCAGCCAACGGATTTTATTCTAAGCATTTTTAATGCATTCGAAAAGAAAAAATTAGAAAAACAAAAAAGTAAATCTGATACAAGATTAAATAAAAATATTGAATCTATGCTTGAGACAAAAAAAATTATTGGCGAATCAACGGCAATGATTGAGCTTAGAAGTCTGATAAAAAAATATGCAATGAGTGATGCAAATATTATGATCAGCGGAGACTCGGGAACCGGAAAGGAGTTAGTTGCGTGGAATATTCATCTTAACAGTAAAAGAAAACATGAAAATTTTGTTCCAATAAATTGCGGAAGTATTCCCGGAGAATTATTAGAAAGCGAATTGTTCGGATATCAAAAAGGTTCATTCACCGGTGCTTCAGCCAATAAACAAGGGTTGTTTGAAATTGCCGATCACGGTACACTTTTTTTAGATGAAGTTGCCGAACTTCCACTTTCGGCACAAGTAAAATTGCTTCGCGTAATTCAAGAGGGTGAAATTGAAAAAATTGGAAGGACAAATAAAATTTCGGTAAATGTTAGAATTATTGCGGCAACGAATAAAGATATTATAAATTGTGTTAGTGAAGGAAAATTTAGAGAAGATTTGTATTATCGTCTTAATGTAATTCCAATTGATGTTGTGCCTTTGAAATATAGGGGAAAAGATATCCTGGAATTATTTTATCACTTCCTCGAATATTTTACTGATGATCTGGAAATCCCAATGCCCAAGCTTGATCCGGAAGCAGAAGAAATTTTACTAAATTATAAATGGCCCGGAAATGTTAGGGAATTAAGAAATGTTGTTCAAAGATTGGTGTTAAATACGCAAGGTATAATTACGGCAAAAGATATAAGCAATCCCATGATTTTAAGAAACCATAGAATTATTAAAGAGAATAAAAATTTAGACAGCATTAATTTTGATAGAATTGTTCCTTTAAAAGAAATTGAAAAAGAATTTAGAGTAAAATATATTTCTTACGTAAAAAGTATTTCCAATTCTGATTCGAGTGCGGCAGATAAATTAGGATTGGCTCCATCCAACTTTTATAGAATGTGTAAAGAACTAGGACTGAAATAAAATTCAAATCATTTCATTAAATTTCTCTGAGTATTTATAAATTAGTATTTATGGTTCATTTTAAATTGTATTGATGACTATTTAAAATATTCATTAGTCGAAAAATCAAATTGTGAGTGAGATAAAATTTTATGTTTAGTTCTCGAGTTTAATTTTTTGTATAGATTAAAACATACTTTTTATAATTTTCGTGCCGACCAATATTTTTTA is a window from the Ignavibacteriota bacterium genome containing:
- a CDS encoding HAMP domain-containing histidine kinase, translated to MRHKTSMEKNEIIYSELHNNETFNILVPFVPDGEYLGVMFMKITPNFNFISNEVAKNFDNISIIYSILIFIGLLAIFLVSSQAVKERNEARQKLFEEHEENIKNQVRTEKESLFTRRIYHTHHKAEKIIGFIKEDVRSANSENIHELKKKIITYSNFISRIIYDMKWYDQAINTIINPMFRTDINHAIQFIIDNIFLRLSSKNYMFEFKVNLDEKIPKVHVNEFIVWEIIEPLIQNSIDHGNKKFINIIVSTNYNVEKNITTIIIEDDGVGVENELLQIGEQGIKNIFLENKTTKKMENINSGYGCYIAYQMAVQRCGWDLDVDNKKDGGCIFTIKIKN
- a CDS encoding sigma-54-dependent Fis family transcriptional regulator, translated to MSEKPKINILLVEDEEFDVKRVKNTLRYYENRLFVDKVVSNGRAAIEFIKEFPDRFDVVILDYQISGGWKGEELIQKIKECDRFIQIIVITKMTINITDYNFANSLIKSGAFWYCTKFPGNIEDYIYQPTDFILSIFNAFEKKKLEKQKSKSDTRLNKNIESMLETKKIIGESTAMIELRSLIKKYAMSDANIMISGDSGTGKELVAWNIHLNSKRKHENFVPINCGSIPGELLESELFGYQKGSFTGASANKQGLFEIADHGTLFLDEVAELPLSAQVKLLRVIQEGEIEKIGRTNKISVNVRIIAATNKDIINCVSEGKFREDLYYRLNVIPIDVVPLKYRGKDILELFYHFLEYFTDDLEIPMPKLDPEAEEILLNYKWPGNVRELRNVVQRLVLNTQGIITAKDISNPMILRNHRIIKENKNLDSINFDRIVPLKEIEKEFRVKYISYVKSISNSDSSAADKLGLAPSNFYRMCKELGLK
- a CDS encoding extracellular solute-binding protein, producing MIRIKQKWGFAFLFFIALIYVIIFLLGISSSSKGVTEIYFADRITKAHKILIDRYNEINKGKVKVIPIDFSNFDFSTNDRKELLARSLRGRGDGIDLLAVDIIWVQRFARWCEPLDKYFSKNEKDKLLDLTMQSCYYENDLVAVPLDISLALIYYREDILKSLPNGDEILSSLGNLTWEKFIELGQQINLQNPFFIFPAADYEGLICVFMELLTSIEPEYFGKYSFNLNTEAAKKALTLLVDFVNKFNLSPKEVTEFTEVPSFSYYLKNDGLFIRGWQTYRKDFEESPIDLDKEKKLKTMPVPSFSGGKKTSTFGGWNLMIPKFSENKLETVNFIKFLLSESSQEVIYDQAGFAPVIKKFYTDENYLKKYPEIIELKKIYDTGIFRPALPEYTKFSKIMAHYFTLAIKNKISVDQALTMASQEILYDKMLVK